In Paenibacillus sonchi, a single genomic region encodes these proteins:
- a CDS encoding four-carbon acid sugar kinase family protein, producing MNFAVIADDLTGANDTGVQMARQGLNTSVLLELKTGGGKQEAVVFDTDSRSLPPLEAYQKVKDVCLFLGRRGEASSPVIYKKFDSTLRGNIGSELDAVYETLQPDFVVIAPSFPRVGRTLEDGIVYVNGMPLHETEMACDPKHPATESAFSAILERQSRYPAALISLEQLRGERAALDELIAGYRQSGIPYLVFDAEREEDLALIASLFPEGPGSPNVVWAGSAGLAGALTAQILRSLREAPEQAGVVLNKSGKKQATSCNNVVYYDTNCVLIVVGSVNPWSRRQLTELVKEDSVSAIVVESDKLLFPRSCEMELNRVRELVTGIISREGKHVALYTSGDPDEVERVRELGRASGLSATEVGKRISAALGRVAADIIAECGIRHMVLTGGDTAKQVCRHLSDVEIKLIDEVENGVPLGRTPGESGRYIITKAGAFGSDQVLVRSVKALQKGVT from the coding sequence ATGAACTTCGCCGTCATCGCAGATGACTTGACCGGGGCGAACGATACAGGGGTGCAAATGGCCCGTCAGGGTTTGAACACTTCTGTACTGCTTGAGCTGAAGACGGGCGGGGGGAAACAGGAGGCTGTTGTGTTTGATACCGACAGCCGCTCTCTTCCTCCCCTGGAGGCTTATCAGAAAGTCAAGGATGTATGCCTGTTTCTGGGGCGCCGCGGAGAAGCTTCCTCTCCTGTCATCTACAAAAAGTTTGATTCCACGCTGCGCGGAAATATCGGCAGTGAGCTGGACGCCGTCTATGAGACGCTGCAGCCTGATTTTGTTGTCATCGCCCCTTCTTTTCCAAGGGTCGGGCGCACGCTGGAGGACGGAATTGTGTATGTGAACGGGATGCCGCTGCACGAGACAGAGATGGCTTGTGATCCCAAGCATCCGGCAACGGAATCGGCCTTCTCTGCCATTCTTGAGCGGCAAAGCCGATATCCGGCAGCCCTTATTTCGCTGGAACAGCTGAGAGGGGAGCGTGCTGCGCTTGATGAACTGATTGCTGGGTACCGCCAGTCAGGCATTCCCTATCTGGTGTTCGACGCGGAGCGGGAAGAGGATCTGGCCTTGATCGCTTCTTTGTTTCCCGAAGGACCGGGAAGTCCGAATGTAGTATGGGCCGGGTCAGCGGGCTTGGCAGGCGCCCTGACAGCGCAGATTCTCCGCAGCCTGAGAGAAGCCCCGGAGCAAGCGGGTGTTGTACTAAATAAGTCAGGCAAGAAACAGGCAACATCCTGCAATAATGTCGTGTATTACGATACGAATTGTGTACTTATTGTCGTCGGCAGCGTCAACCCGTGGTCCCGCCGCCAGCTAACCGAACTGGTGAAGGAGGACAGCGTTTCTGCTATCGTCGTTGAGTCGGATAAGCTGCTCTTCCCAAGATCATGCGAGATGGAATTGAACCGGGTCCGCGAGCTTGTAACCGGCATCATCTCCCGGGAGGGGAAGCATGTGGCACTCTATACGTCGGGCGATCCTGACGAGGTCGAACGGGTCCGCGAGCTTGGGCGCGCCAGCGGCCTGAGCGCTACGGAAGTGGGCAAGCGCATCAGCGCCGCGCTTGGCCGGGTGGCTGCTGATATTATCGCCGAATGCGGAATCCGCCATATGGTGCTGACCGGAGGCGATACCGCGAAGCAGGTCTGCCGCCATTTAAGCGATGTGGAGATCAAGCTCATTGATGAGGTGGAGAACGGAGTCCCGCTCGGGCGGACGCCGGGCGAATCCGGCAGATATATTATTACGAAAGCGGGGGCTTTCGGAAGCGATCAGGTACTGGTTCGCTCCGTGAAGGCTCTGCAGAAAGGTGTGACATGA
- a CDS encoding helix-turn-helix domain-containing protein: MRAQLLPAADERRLYMLTASEEEPEHSGLAASYLLAEAPFFSHQEEDGQKTDFQAYPIAVYGEKGSGRKRYVINAALSESRDGILYLNIRRSSEEVLKAMMELMLYGGGRVTAIEGAEMLSAKQQRELAEFIIKRKMKTVFLFDRDPGVLAEEERLAGKLLRSFQNRRISLPALRDTPWLERSIRACLIWTNERQGKQIAGIRGEVMDALLAHPWQGNFTELSAVMELFVSAAEGPFIEREALAMLEEGSRKARSGLAPAPGREGLNLRQPLEDIERDIIRTVLEQEGMNQSLAAKRLGINRSTLWRKLKED, encoded by the coding sequence TTGCGGGCGCAATTGCTGCCTGCCGCGGATGAACGCCGGCTGTATATGCTGACCGCATCGGAGGAAGAGCCGGAACACAGCGGTCTTGCGGCCAGTTACCTTCTGGCGGAAGCCCCCTTTTTCTCCCATCAGGAAGAAGACGGGCAGAAGACGGACTTTCAGGCTTATCCCATAGCCGTATACGGGGAAAAAGGCAGCGGCCGCAAGCGTTACGTCATCAACGCCGCCCTCTCCGAATCAAGGGACGGCATCCTGTACCTCAATATCCGCAGGTCGTCGGAAGAGGTGCTGAAGGCCATGATGGAGCTGATGCTGTACGGCGGCGGGCGTGTAACCGCCATAGAAGGGGCGGAGATGCTGTCTGCCAAGCAACAGCGGGAGCTGGCTGAGTTCATTATCAAACGCAAGATGAAGACGGTGTTTCTGTTTGACAGGGACCCGGGGGTGCTCGCTGAGGAGGAACGGCTGGCTGGTAAGCTGCTGCGCAGCTTTCAGAACCGGAGAATCTCGCTTCCGGCCCTGCGGGATACGCCATGGCTGGAACGCAGCATCCGCGCCTGCCTGATCTGGACGAACGAACGCCAGGGCAAGCAGATTGCCGGTATCCGGGGGGAAGTGATGGATGCGCTTCTCGCACATCCGTGGCAAGGTAATTTTACCGAACTGAGCGCGGTAATGGAGCTCTTTGTATCAGCGGCGGAGGGACCGTTCATTGAACGGGAAGCACTGGCGATGCTGGAGGAAGGAAGCCGGAAAGCCCGCAGCGGATTGGCCCCGGCGCCCGGCAGGGAAGGACTGAACCTGCGTCAGCCGCTGGAGGACATTGAGCGGGACATCATCCGGACCGTGCTGGAGCAGGAGGGCATGAACCAGTCGCTGGCTGCCAAGCGGCTTGGCATCAACCGCTCGACCCTGTGGCGCAAATTAAAAGAAGACTGA
- a CDS encoding ABC transporter permease encodes MEKVITSERMTPLPQKTRIRRFLDYMNTNKLLLLMLLPGLISLVLFKLAPLGGMIIAFQDFSAFRGVLGSPFVGLEHFQRIFEDPYIWTLVKNTIILAFYSLLFTFPIPILFALLLNEVRVRWIKGSVQSLSFLPYFISSAVMVSILYTLLSPSTGLVNDILARFGLDTIYFMAEPGWFRSNYVLLQVWQTFGYSAIVYIAAMAAIDPSVYESASLDGASRFQQMLHITLPSLKPTIAIMLIISVGNIFTVDLDRILLMYNQSVYETADVIQTYVYRLAFASTGFPEYSYGTAVNLLKSVVAYILVVGTNKLSTKYSDTRLF; translated from the coding sequence GTGGAGAAAGTGATAACAAGTGAACGAATGACGCCTCTTCCCCAAAAAACGAGGATACGCCGTTTTCTCGACTATATGAATACCAACAAGCTGCTGCTGCTCATGCTATTGCCCGGTTTGATCAGCCTGGTATTGTTCAAACTGGCTCCGCTGGGCGGCATGATTATCGCTTTTCAAGATTTCAGCGCCTTTCGCGGGGTGCTGGGCAGTCCCTTTGTCGGTCTGGAACATTTTCAACGAATCTTTGAGGACCCGTATATTTGGACCCTTGTCAAAAATACAATCATTCTCGCCTTCTATTCCCTTCTGTTCACGTTTCCCATTCCGATTCTGTTCGCCTTGCTGCTGAACGAGGTGCGGGTCCGCTGGATCAAAGGAAGCGTGCAATCGCTGAGCTTTTTGCCATATTTCATTTCTTCAGCCGTTATGGTCAGCATTCTGTACACGCTGCTCTCGCCTTCCACCGGCCTTGTTAACGATATTCTGGCCCGCTTTGGCCTGGACACGATCTATTTCATGGCTGAACCGGGATGGTTCCGCAGCAACTATGTGCTGCTTCAGGTATGGCAGACCTTCGGCTATTCGGCAATCGTGTATATTGCTGCGATGGCGGCTATTGATCCATCCGTCTATGAGTCGGCTTCGCTGGACGGCGCCAGCCGCTTTCAGCAAATGCTTCACATCACGCTGCCTTCCCTTAAGCCGACGATTGCCATCATGCTGATTATCAGCGTCGGCAACATTTTTACGGTTGATCTGGACCGGATTCTGCTCATGTACAATCAAAGCGTCTATGAGACGGCCGACGTCATTCAGACTTATGTATACCGCCTGGCTTTCGCCAGCACGGGATTCCCGGAATACAGCTACGGCACGGCAGTCAATCTGCTGAAATCCGTTGTCGCCTACATTCTGGTTGTTGGTACCAACAAGCTGTCTACTAAATATTCGGATACGCGGCTATTCTGA
- the dapA gene encoding 4-hydroxy-tetrahydrodipicolinate synthase encodes MLEVKGIIPAMVTPLDQREEIDEKALRQMVNRYIDAGVHGLFCLGTNGEFFNLSFEEKLKVAQIVIQEARGRVPVYAGAGCAGTGETRRLAQRLEQAGADALSVITPYFLTYTQPELQYHFEAVAGDTSLPLVLYTIPARTGNTLSVQTVAKLAELPNVVGIKDSSGSFDNILQLIDHTPESFSVLAGTDSLILSTLMAGGTGAIAATANIFPSTVVAIYEHWRCGEYEQAEQAQRVLRDLRAAFALGTLPSVLKAVLDEIGLPAGPARRPVASLTPQALEEVRRMVAGYAERGLL; translated from the coding sequence ATGCTTGAAGTGAAGGGAATTATACCTGCAATGGTCACTCCGCTGGATCAGCGGGAGGAAATCGACGAGAAGGCGCTGCGGCAGATGGTGAACCGTTATATTGACGCCGGAGTGCACGGACTTTTTTGCCTGGGAACCAATGGCGAATTCTTTAATCTTTCTTTTGAAGAAAAGCTGAAAGTAGCGCAAATCGTCATCCAAGAGGCGCGCGGCCGCGTGCCTGTGTATGCCGGGGCAGGCTGTGCCGGAACGGGCGAGACCCGCCGCCTTGCGCAAAGACTGGAGCAGGCGGGAGCGGATGCGCTTTCCGTGATTACGCCCTATTTTCTGACCTACACGCAGCCGGAACTGCAATACCACTTTGAAGCCGTAGCGGGAGATACATCGCTGCCCCTCGTGCTGTACACGATTCCGGCCCGTACAGGCAACACGCTCAGCGTGCAGACTGTGGCCAAGCTGGCGGAATTGCCGAATGTGGTTGGCATCAAGGACAGCAGCGGCAGCTTCGATAACATTCTGCAATTAATCGACCACACACCGGAATCCTTCTCCGTGCTTGCCGGAACCGATTCGCTGATCTTGTCCACACTCATGGCAGGAGGCACCGGGGCTATTGCAGCAACGGCTAATATTTTTCCGTCTACGGTGGTGGCGATTTATGAGCATTGGCGTTGCGGTGAATATGAGCAGGCAGAGCAGGCACAGCGCGTCCTCCGTGATTTGCGGGCAGCCTTCGCGCTTGGCACCCTGCCTTCCGTGCTGAAAGCTGTACTGGACGAAATCGGCTTGCCGGCAGGCCCGGCCCGGCGGCCTGTGGCTTCGTTGACACCTCAGGCGCTGGAGGAAGTGCGCCGGATGGTGGCCGGTTATGCGGAGAGAGGATTGCTGTAA
- a CDS encoding extracellular solute-binding protein — translation MRKKKAFYLVFAALLASGSVLAGCSQNAKTNTANTANTANTTNSGNGGTEGGSSFSYLMHDKFINWLKEDKWYPYVEKATGTTVEFVPGGSNDDEYYASVDQKIISGTFPDSGIVSASQATVYGAQGAFVDLAPYIDKFGPNIKSYIEKNPTYKTMITDKEGHIYGLVAEAPRFADFIFYRADHFEKAGITKAPQTIDELTDAMRKLKAYYGKDNKNYYPMVGREHYFRFQSAFNAAANFDDGISKGIYANGKTGTDLYSDGYKKMVEWYKTLYSEGLIDPEWVAGSGTEESWESKMLTGQGSISYDHLTRPSWFMDNGGPENDPDYNIAILPYLKDLNGKPSVQTTETQYNTLRAMVVNKDSKDKAETIIKFLDYLYSDKGQTLVSWGVEGESYKVEGGNKQYIVDFSEQEATPAGEPRWSFLNDRLTFVKPVDNDAFYSWNTELVRNAAHELFTDENLKTGVTVTYTADQAKQLADLSAKVNEAVTSLVTEFVNGKRPMSEWNTFLGEMEKAGYKKVVALQQEAYDAMYK, via the coding sequence ATGAGAAAAAAGAAAGCGTTTTATTTAGTCTTTGCCGCTCTGCTTGCGTCAGGGTCCGTGCTTGCCGGCTGCTCACAAAATGCAAAAACGAACACCGCCAACACCGCCAACACCGCCAACACTACCAACAGCGGAAACGGGGGTACGGAAGGAGGCAGCAGCTTTTCTTATTTGATGCATGATAAATTTATTAACTGGCTCAAGGAGGACAAGTGGTATCCTTACGTGGAAAAGGCAACGGGCACGACAGTCGAATTTGTTCCCGGCGGCTCCAACGACGATGAGTACTACGCTTCCGTTGACCAGAAAATTATTAGCGGCACCTTCCCTGATTCAGGCATCGTTTCCGCTTCGCAGGCTACCGTATACGGCGCCCAAGGCGCGTTTGTCGATCTGGCTCCTTATATTGATAAATTCGGCCCAAATATCAAGAGTTATATTGAAAAGAACCCAACCTATAAAACCATGATTACCGATAAAGAAGGACATATCTATGGACTGGTTGCCGAGGCTCCACGTTTTGCAGACTTCATCTTCTACCGCGCTGACCATTTTGAGAAGGCCGGCATTACCAAGGCGCCGCAGACGATTGACGAGCTGACCGATGCGATGCGCAAATTGAAAGCGTATTACGGCAAGGATAATAAAAACTACTATCCGATGGTCGGCCGTGAACACTATTTCCGCTTCCAGAGCGCATTCAATGCAGCCGCGAACTTCGATGACGGCATATCCAAAGGTATATACGCCAACGGTAAAACAGGCACTGACCTGTATTCCGACGGGTACAAGAAAATGGTGGAGTGGTATAAAACACTCTATAGTGAAGGCTTGATCGATCCTGAATGGGTGGCAGGTTCCGGCACGGAGGAAAGCTGGGAATCGAAAATGCTGACAGGACAAGGCTCCATCAGCTATGACCACCTGACCCGTCCATCGTGGTTCATGGATAACGGAGGACCGGAGAACGATCCGGACTATAATATTGCCATCCTGCCTTATCTGAAAGACCTGAACGGCAAACCTTCCGTGCAGACAACAGAAACCCAGTACAACACCTTAAGAGCGATGGTTGTTAACAAAGACAGTAAAGACAAGGCGGAAACGATTATTAAATTCCTGGATTACCTCTATTCCGACAAAGGCCAGACGCTTGTTTCATGGGGCGTTGAAGGAGAAAGCTATAAAGTAGAGGGCGGAAATAAGCAGTACATCGTGGACTTCTCGGAGCAGGAAGCAACGCCTGCCGGAGAGCCGCGCTGGTCTTTCCTCAACGACCGTCTCACATTCGTCAAGCCGGTAGACAACGACGCGTTCTACTCCTGGAACACCGAGCTTGTACGCAATGCCGCACATGAGCTGTTCACAGACGAAAATTTGAAAACCGGCGTAACGGTGACGTACACGGCTGATCAGGCCAAACAATTGGCTGACCTTTCCGCCAAGGTCAATGAGGCTGTTACCTCACTAGTGACGGAATTCGTCAACGGCAAACGCCCAATGAGTGAATGGAACACCTTCCTCGGCGAAATGGAAAAGGCAGGGTACAAGAAGGTTGTAGCCCTCCAGCAAGAAGCTTACGACGCAATGTATAAATAA
- a CDS encoding arsinothricin resistance N-acetyltransferase ArsN1 family A, producing MNTTLIVRQATLKDIESILRIYNQGIEDRIATLEMETKDFSYMKAWFKDHHGRFSVLVAEKEGEVIGWASLNPYSHRCAYNGVADLSVYIDRGFRGQGVGSSLLESLHKVAKENSFYKIVLFTFPFNQSGQGLYQKMGYRQVGVFEKQGIMDGEFIDVMIMEKLL from the coding sequence ATGAATACTACATTAATTGTCCGTCAGGCGACTTTAAAGGATATCGAAAGCATCCTTCGTATCTACAATCAGGGGATTGAGGACCGGATCGCTACACTCGAAATGGAGACGAAGGATTTTTCTTATATGAAAGCATGGTTTAAAGATCACCATGGCCGCTTTAGCGTTTTGGTGGCTGAAAAAGAAGGTGAAGTGATTGGTTGGGCCTCCTTGAATCCATACTCCCACCGCTGTGCTTATAATGGGGTCGCTGATCTCTCGGTTTATATTGATCGCGGCTTTCGTGGGCAGGGTGTAGGGAGCTCTCTCTTGGAGTCTTTACACAAGGTCGCAAAGGAAAATAGCTTTTATAAAATCGTTCTCTTTACTTTTCCATTTAACCAGAGCGGCCAGGGATTATATCAGAAAATGGGTTATCGACAGGTTGGTGTTTTTGAGAAACAGGGGATTATGGATGGAGAGTTTATTGATGTAATGATTATGGAGAAACTTCTTTAA
- a CDS encoding PrpR N-terminal domain-containing protein — protein MKIKTIVIAPYPGLSELTLSLQNELLEFEIVVEHGDLSRVLPLIGRIHTEGYDVIISRGGTAKLLQKHSYLPVVEIPISGFDILRILTLVKGYSAKCEMIGFPNIIEGFMSVSSLMEVDISYTVIHQEQEVGAALADAKARGIQVVIGDSITVKMAAENGLQGVLITSGKESLMEAFSRAGQLYKSAEKLKIKNEMYEAMLGKLQGGYAVADQGGKLEFANPLFKHLLKLPETADTLYTMYPGLREMFRDAGRGQTLTGRHPFMSLSRVCICGRNCCLPRMNAGCIC, from the coding sequence ATGAAAATTAAAACAATCGTCATTGCTCCTTACCCGGGGTTATCCGAATTAACGCTAAGTTTGCAGAATGAGCTGCTGGAGTTTGAAATTGTAGTGGAGCATGGAGATCTGTCGAGGGTGCTGCCGCTGATCGGCCGCATTCACACAGAGGGTTACGATGTCATTATCAGCAGAGGCGGGACGGCAAAGCTGCTGCAAAAACATTCCTACCTGCCGGTTGTAGAAATTCCCATTTCCGGATTCGACATATTGCGGATCCTGACGCTGGTAAAAGGATATAGCGCCAAATGTGAAATGATCGGATTTCCCAATATCATCGAAGGCTTTATGTCCGTGTCCAGCTTGATGGAGGTCGATATTTCATACACGGTTATCCATCAGGAGCAGGAAGTCGGCGCTGCCCTGGCGGACGCCAAGGCGAGGGGCATTCAGGTCGTCATTGGCGACAGCATTACGGTCAAAATGGCGGCAGAGAACGGTCTGCAGGGCGTGTTAATCACCTCCGGCAAAGAGTCTTTAATGGAAGCGTTCTCGCGGGCAGGACAGCTCTATAAATCGGCCGAGAAGCTGAAGATAAAAAATGAAATGTACGAGGCAATGCTGGGCAAGCTGCAGGGCGGATATGCGGTAGCGGACCAAGGCGGCAAGCTGGAGTTCGCCAACCCTTTGTTCAAGCATCTGCTGAAGCTTCCTGAAACGGCAGATACGCTCTATACCATGTACCCGGGACTGCGCGAAATGTTCAGGGATGCCGGCCGGGGGCAGACTTTGACCGGGCGACATCCGTTTATGAGCCTGAGCAGGGTTTGTATTTGCGGGCGCAATTGCTGCCTGCCGCGGATGAACGCCGGCTGTATATGCTGA
- the pdxA gene encoding 4-hydroxythreonine-4-phosphate dehydrogenase PdxA, whose protein sequence is MKPIIAITMGDAAGIGPEVIVKALSHPDVYEMCRPVVIGDAGTLKRAAAVTGRSEMEIHPVAGVAEALFQQGIIDCINLNLLPDTVPFGQLSAAAGNAAFHYIAKAVELAKAGEVLAICTAPLNKEALHKGGHLYPGHTEILAKLTETEDFSMMLSTGRLKVIHLTTHVGLIKAVEMITPERTYNVLKLADQVLRTAGNEHPRIALCGINPHAGENGLFGNGEEEEKLLPAVEKARAEGMEVYGPAPADTLFYRAMRGDFDIVVACYHDQGHTPIKVLGIEAGVNITVGLKGGIIRTSVDHGTAFDIAGKGIADEQSMLAALRSAVELAPQQAV, encoded by the coding sequence ATGAAGCCGATTATTGCCATTACTATGGGGGACGCGGCCGGTATTGGGCCTGAGGTTATTGTGAAAGCGTTATCGCACCCTGATGTTTACGAGATGTGCCGGCCGGTTGTCATCGGCGATGCCGGAACACTGAAGCGGGCAGCCGCCGTCACCGGCCGGAGTGAAATGGAAATTCACCCGGTAGCGGGAGTCGCGGAGGCGCTTTTCCAGCAAGGCATCATTGATTGCATCAACCTGAATCTTCTGCCGGACACTGTGCCTTTCGGGCAATTGTCCGCTGCGGCGGGAAATGCGGCGTTCCATTATATTGCCAAGGCCGTTGAGCTGGCTAAGGCCGGTGAAGTCCTGGCAATCTGTACCGCGCCGCTGAATAAGGAAGCGCTGCACAAGGGGGGGCATCTCTATCCCGGCCATACCGAAATTTTGGCCAAGCTGACGGAAACGGAAGATTTCTCGATGATGCTGTCCACTGGCCGGCTCAAGGTTATTCACCTGACGACCCATGTCGGGCTGATCAAGGCAGTGGAGATGATTACGCCAGAGCGGACGTACAATGTGCTGAAGCTCGCGGATCAGGTGCTCAGAACAGCAGGAAATGAGCATCCGCGCATCGCCCTGTGCGGCATCAATCCCCATGCAGGGGAGAATGGCTTGTTCGGAAACGGGGAGGAAGAAGAGAAGCTGCTTCCGGCCGTAGAGAAAGCGCGGGCGGAAGGGATGGAAGTATACGGTCCCGCTCCGGCGGACACTCTCTTTTATAGGGCCATGCGGGGAGACTTTGATATCGTCGTCGCCTGCTACCACGACCAGGGGCATACGCCGATCAAGGTGCTTGGCATTGAAGCCGGCGTCAATATCACCGTTGGCCTGAAGGGCGGCATCATCCGTACCTCCGTTGATCACGGCACAGCTTTTGACATCGCCGGAAAGGGCATTGCGGATGAACAAAGCATGCTGGCGGCGCTCCGCTCCGCTGTCGAGCTGGCACCGCAGCAGGCAGTTTAA
- a CDS encoding arsenite methyltransferase translates to MSRLTNDQIRQNVRGRYQKIAVKKVEAASSCCAPADSCCDSPADFDAISAKLGYSSEDLAAAPEGANLGLGCGNPQAIAELQAGEHVLDLGSGGGFDCFLASRQVGEQGHVIGVDMTPEMISRARDNAIKGKFNNTEFRLGEIEHLPVADNSVHVIISNCVINLSPDKQQVFHEAYRVLRPGGRLAISDIVTTAELPPEIKNDLDELYSGCISGASYIADVELMLQESGFTEISIEPKDESRTFIKDWVPGANVDQYIVSAVIKARK, encoded by the coding sequence ATGAGCAGACTTACAAATGACCAAATCCGTCAGAATGTACGGGGGCGCTATCAAAAGATAGCTGTAAAAAAGGTCGAAGCTGCCTCTTCTTGCTGCGCCCCTGCTGACAGCTGCTGTGATTCACCTGCTGATTTCGATGCCATATCCGCTAAGCTGGGTTATTCCAGCGAGGATTTGGCAGCTGCTCCTGAAGGCGCAAATTTAGGCCTTGGATGCGGTAATCCCCAGGCTATTGCTGAACTGCAGGCGGGTGAACATGTTCTGGACCTCGGGAGCGGCGGCGGATTCGATTGCTTCCTCGCCTCCCGGCAGGTAGGGGAGCAAGGCCATGTTATCGGAGTAGATATGACACCTGAAATGATCAGCCGTGCAAGGGATAACGCCATTAAAGGAAAGTTTAACAACACGGAATTCCGGTTGGGTGAAATTGAACATCTTCCCGTCGCCGACAATTCGGTACATGTCATTATCTCCAACTGTGTGATTAACCTCTCACCGGATAAACAGCAAGTATTCCATGAAGCCTATCGTGTCCTTCGGCCTGGCGGTCGTCTGGCCATCTCTGATATCGTAACAACAGCTGAGCTTCCTCCTGAGATCAAAAATGATCTGGACGAATTATATTCCGGTTGTATCTCCGGAGCTTCTTACATTGCAGATGTAGAATTGATGCTTCAAGAAAGCGGCTTTACGGAAATCAGTATTGAGCCAAAAGACGAATCCAGGACATTCATCAAAGACTGGGTTCCCGGTGCGAACGTTGACCAATACATCGTTTCTGCTGTAATTAAAGCGAGAAAGTAA
- a CDS encoding iron-containing alcohol dehydrogenase: MEQYFFQTARSIIAGCGSLERIVEHLQKLGSLESVLLVSQPFLQSSGTLDEVTNLLKSGGIAVYWNTDVQPEPTIAQLEELYSAIAEVPCDAIIGIGGGSVLDVVKLLSVMKTNSLSVREMLGTDLIPNPGIPTVLIPTTSGTGSEVTPNAIVTLPEEELKIGVVSRYLLPALVILDPLLTLGLPPDITASTGMDAYTHALESFISNKANRFSDMFALESIRNISAGMLQAYHHGNDRKAREDMLIGSMYGGMALTCAGTAAVHALAYPIGGKFHVPHGVANSMLLPHVMEFNFDVIVERLALVAGAMGLQTGAGRQRDAEQVIEQIRLWTREMSIPQDLTLFGAAREDIPELSLAASQVTRLMGNNPKAMTLDDIGAVYGKLFH; encoded by the coding sequence ATGGAACAGTATTTTTTTCAAACGGCTCGCAGCATTATCGCGGGCTGCGGTTCCTTAGAGCGGATTGTGGAGCATTTGCAAAAGCTAGGGTCTTTAGAATCGGTGCTGCTTGTATCCCAGCCCTTTCTTCAAAGCAGCGGCACGCTGGACGAAGTTACAAATCTCTTGAAGAGCGGCGGTATCGCCGTGTACTGGAATACCGATGTTCAGCCTGAACCGACCATCGCCCAACTGGAAGAGCTCTACAGCGCAATAGCCGAAGTTCCCTGCGATGCAATTATCGGTATCGGCGGAGGCAGTGTGCTGGATGTTGTAAAGCTGCTGTCTGTCATGAAAACCAATAGCCTCTCTGTCCGGGAAATGCTGGGGACTGATCTGATTCCGAATCCGGGCATTCCGACGGTACTGATCCCCACCACCTCGGGAACGGGCTCGGAAGTGACACCGAACGCCATTGTGACTTTACCGGAGGAAGAGCTGAAGATAGGCGTTGTCAGCCGCTACTTGCTGCCTGCGCTTGTTATTTTGGACCCGCTGTTGACGCTTGGTTTGCCGCCTGATATTACGGCTTCAACGGGAATGGATGCCTATACCCACGCGCTGGAATCGTTTATTTCCAACAAGGCCAACCGGTTCAGCGACATGTTCGCGCTTGAATCCATCCGCAACATTTCTGCAGGCATGCTGCAGGCCTATCACCACGGAAACGACAGAAAAGCGCGGGAGGATATGCTGATTGGTTCCATGTACGGCGGAATGGCACTGACCTGCGCCGGAACGGCGGCTGTGCATGCCTTGGCTTATCCGATCGGCGGGAAATTTCATGTACCTCACGGAGTTGCCAATTCCATGCTTTTACCGCATGTGATGGAATTTAATTTTGATGTTATTGTGGAACGGCTGGCTCTTGTTGCCGGAGCGATGGGACTTCAGACGGGAGCGGGAAGACAGCGCGATGCCGAGCAGGTGATTGAGCAGATCCGGCTGTGGACGCGGGAGATGAGCATTCCTCAGGATTTGACGCTCTTCGGAGCTGCGCGCGAGGATATTCCCGAGCTTTCGCTCGCGGCTTCGCAGGTTACCCGGCTGATGGGCAACAATCCGAAGGCAATGACGCTGGATGATATCGGGGCGGTATACGGCAAGCTGTTTCATTAA